The following is a genomic window from Paenibacillus sp. FSL R5-0766.
ATGATCCTGATTCCGTTCTGGAATGTCATCATGATCTCGTTTGCAACACAGAAAGAATATGCTGACAATCCATTTTTGATGTTCCCGAAAGAATGGACATTGGATTCCTACAAGGCATTGTTCGCTGACGGAACGATTCTGTCGGGGTACAAAAATACAATTATATTGCTAGTTATCGGCTTGCCACTCAGCTTGTTCCTGACAACAAGCATGGCATATGGCCTTAGTCGTAACAAATTTCCGTTTAAGAAATTTCTCTTTTTCCTGGTATTGTTCACCATGATCTTTAATGGTGGTATCGTACCGCTGTACCTGATCATGAAATCACTTCATCTTACAGGTACGCTGTGGTCCGTTATCCTGGCGGGAAGCTTCAGTGCGTTTAACATGATTCTGATGATGAACTACTTCTACACCTTGCCTGAATCGCTCATGGAATCGGCGAGACTGGATGGAGCCGGAGAGTGGAGAATTTTGTTCTCTGTTGTTCTTCCGCTGGCTACACCAATTATGGCTACAATCACGTTGTTCTACGGTGTGGCTTACTGGAACAGTTGGTATGATGCGATGATATTCCTTCGAAAAGCGGATCAGTTACCGCTCCAGAATGTACTCCGAAATATTATCGTGACATCTACGACGAATGCATCCAATGCATCCAGTGTGGATGCTGCCCAGGCAAGCAACTTCTCAATGGGCATGAAGATGGCGGCTGTATTTGTCACCATGGTACCAATTATGTGTTTCTTCCCAATGCTGCAAAAACACTTTGCCAAAGGGGTATTAACAGGGGCAATCAAGACCTGATATACGTATAGGATTTTGCAATAAAATTCTACTAAAAAACATGGGGGTAAAACATGAAAACGAACAAAAAGTTGTCAGTAAGAGCTCTCTTTGCCATCACGCTTAGTGTAGTTATGCTGATGGTGACCGCTTGTTCCAGCCAAGGAGCTTCAGGTGGTAACGAAAAAGATGCAGAGGGAAATTACAAAGACAACCTGACCATCTCTGTAGCTAACCTGACAGAAATCAAAAACGGGAACCTGGATAATGACTTCCACAAGTTCTGGACAGACAAATTCAATGTAACTTGGGACTACAACTATATCGATTGGGATTCATGGGGCGAGAAGCTTCGTCTGTGGATCAACTCTGGTGACTTACCGGATGTAGCGGTATGGAACTACGTACATGGCGATGCCATTAACAGCATTGAACAAGGTTTGTTCTACAAATTCCCGGATGACTGGAAAGAACGCTGGCCTAACGTGGCAGCAGCTTACAATTTGACGGGTCTTGGAGACAAGTTGGAAGAATTGACGGGTGGAACATATGTCCTGCCTAGACCAATCTATTTCGAGAACAAACCAGCTGACCCACTCACGAACCAAATTGGTGTCATTGCGCTTCGTAAAGACTGGGCTGAAGCGGTTGGTTTTGAACTGAAAGATGCTTATACAACGACCGAATTGAACGAATATGCTGCGCTAGTGAAAGAAAAAGATCCAGGCAAAGTGGGTAACAAACTTGTACCTCTGTCCTACAATGCGGCAGATGCCATGACAAACATGATTATGCCAAACAGTGTGCATGCCATGACTGACTCTCCGTTCTACAAAGGTGAAGATGGTAAGTTCCACTGGGGACCAGCAGATCCTGAAACGCTGACAGGACTTAAATTGATGCAAAAAGCCTACAAAGATGGACTGCTCAATCCTGAGTTCTACACATGGAAAAACAATGAAGGTCAGAACAATTTCAAAGTAACAGGTACAGCTGCTGTAACAAGTCTGGGCGGACTGGCTTCGTACAGACAAGGTCTGGATTCCGATATGAAAAAAAATCTGGGTGTAGATAGTGATGAACTGGTACACACAGCAATCGTAGTAGGTGATGACGGTAAATACCGTAACATGGAGCAAGCCAACTTCTGGTCGGCATTGATCTTCAATCCAGACATTAGTGACGAGAAATTCGAACGGATCATGGATCTGATCGATTACTCCGCAACAAAAGAAGGACAGTTGCTCATCAACATGGGCTTTGAAGGAAAAGATTGGAAGTATGATGAAAACAACGAACTCGTTAGCTTGTTGCCAGAAGGAACGGTATTGGAAGATAAATATCCAGCACGTTTCGAAGGTCTGTATCTGCTCGGTGACGACTTCAGTGTTGTAAACCCTGCAATCAAAAAAGATTACCGTGATAGAGCCGTGAAATTGTTCGAAGAAAAAGCAAAACTTGGTACAGAAGGCAAATCGCTTGCACCATACGATTGGGATGTCAACCTGTACGATTCCAAAGCTAAGAGTCAAGCTTCATTCGATTACCAGAACGAATATGCCAACCTGATCCTGAAAAGCGGAGATCTGGAGGCTAACTGGAAAGAATGGGTGAACAGTAAAATGTCCCTGGTTCAACCTTATCTGGATGAGCTAAACGATAAATTCTAGTAATCATTCAGTAATTAATTTTGAACCCGGTGCGCGGTCTCTCCCCGAACGCAGCCGGGTTCTTTATTTCAACAACTTATAGTGGAGGATACGATCAGATGAATAACGAGCAGTTGCTAGATCTGGTAAGACAGATGACGTTGGAGGAAAAAACAGCTCAGCTTCTTCAGTTGACTGCCAACTTTTATGAAGGAACAAATGTGGAAGGTCAGATCACAGGGCCGATGGAAGAGATGGGAATTACGGAGCAGTCCGTAGATGCCAGTGGGTCCATTCTGGGGTTGTCCGGTGCGCAGGCCATCATTGATGTACAGCAAGCTTATATGCAAAAAAGCCGTTTGGGCATTCCGCTTTTGTTCATGGCTGACGTAGTTCATGGATTCAAAACCATTTTCCCGATTCCACTGGCGATCGGTTGTTCATGGGACACAGAACTGGCTGAGAAAAGTGCTGAAATTGCAGCACGTGAATCAGCTGTATCCGGTTTGCATGTTACCTTTGCACCTATGGTGGATCTGGTTCGTGACCCGCGCTGGGGTCGTGTGATGGAAACGACAGGAGAAGATCCTTATCTGAACAGTTTGTTCGCTGCTGCGTTTGTACGTGGATATCAGGGCGACAGCTTGAAGGATGAGCCAGATCGTCTTGCAGCCTGTGTTAAACACTTTGCGGCTTATGGAGCGGCTGAGGGTGGTCGGGATTACAATACGGTGGACATGTCTGAGCGTAACCTGCGTGAGTACTATTTGCCAGCGTACAAAGCAGCGTTGGATGCGGGCGTGGAAATGGTCATGACTTCGTTCAATACGGTTGACGGTATTCCGGCAAGTGGCAATGAGAAGTTAATGCGCGGTATTTTGCGTGACGAGTGGGGCTTTGATGGTGTGTTAATCTCGGATTGGGCTTCCATTCGCGAGATGATTGCGCATGGTGCTGCAGAAGATGATCGTGAAGCGGCATATCGTGCCATTCGCGCAGGAGTAGATATGGAGATGATGACACCTTGTTATGTGCATCATTTGCCTGAACTGATTGAGAGTGGTGAAGTGGATGAGAAGCTCATTGATGAAGCCGTTCTGCGAATTCTGCAACTGAAAGAAAAGCTGGGATTGTTCGATAACCCACTTCGTGCAGCTGATCCTGAACGTGAACGTGAGATTGTATTCTCCAAAGAGCACCGTCAGGTATCGTATGAACTGGCAACGAAATCAGCTGTCCTGTTGAAGAATGATGAGAGCGTGCTTCCACTTCAACCTGACGCTAATGTTGCCCTTATTGGTCCTTTTGCACAGAGTCCTGATATTTTGGGCTGGTGGTCCTGCGAAGGAGTTAAGGAAGATGCAGTTAAGTTGGGAACAGCTCTGCAAGAACGCCTGACGGGTGGGAAAGTTCAATTTGCTCAAGGCAGTAATGTTCATACGATTACAGCTGAGCAGATTGCCGAAGCCCTGGAAGTGGCAAGCAAAGCAGACCTGATTGTCCTTGCTCTTGGTGAAGACTCCGAGATGAGTGGAGAAGGTGGCTCGCGCACGGATATTCGTCTGCCAGCAGCCCAATTGGAATTGGTTAAACAGCTCAAAGCAACGGGAAAACCGATTGCCAGCGTTATTTTTAACGGCCGTCCATTGGATCTGCATGGTGTAATCGATGAATCGGATGCCGTTCTTGAAGCCTGGTTCCCGGGTAGTGAAGGCGGAGCCGCGATTGCAGATGTTCTGACAGGTGTAGTGAATCCATCCGCACGTCTGACGATGTCCTTCCCGCAGTCCGTAGGTCAGATTCCGGTCTATTACAACCATTTCAATACAGGTCGTCCACTGAACCCGGAGAAGACGGAAGAACGTTATGTCTCCAAATACATTGACAGCCCGAATGAACCTTTGCTTCCGTTCGGTTATGGTCTCTCATACACTTCGTTCTCTTATGGTGATCTTGAAGTGTCAAGTAATGAGATGACTACCGAAGAGTCCCTGCGCATTCAAGTACGTGTAACAAACACTGGTGAGCGCGCAGGCGTGGAGACCGTTCAGTTGTACGTTCGTGATGTAACGGGTGAAGTCGTTCGTCCTATGCGTGAGCTGAAAGGATATGTGAAGCTTGCACTGGCGCCAGGCGAGAGTGGTACAGCCACGTTTACGTTAAATGAAGAACAGCTTCGT
Proteins encoded in this region:
- a CDS encoding ABC transporter substrate-binding protein translates to MKTNKKLSVRALFAITLSVVMLMVTACSSQGASGGNEKDAEGNYKDNLTISVANLTEIKNGNLDNDFHKFWTDKFNVTWDYNYIDWDSWGEKLRLWINSGDLPDVAVWNYVHGDAINSIEQGLFYKFPDDWKERWPNVAAAYNLTGLGDKLEELTGGTYVLPRPIYFENKPADPLTNQIGVIALRKDWAEAVGFELKDAYTTTELNEYAALVKEKDPGKVGNKLVPLSYNAADAMTNMIMPNSVHAMTDSPFYKGEDGKFHWGPADPETLTGLKLMQKAYKDGLLNPEFYTWKNNEGQNNFKVTGTAAVTSLGGLASYRQGLDSDMKKNLGVDSDELVHTAIVVGDDGKYRNMEQANFWSALIFNPDISDEKFERIMDLIDYSATKEGQLLINMGFEGKDWKYDENNELVSLLPEGTVLEDKYPARFEGLYLLGDDFSVVNPAIKKDYRDRAVKLFEEKAKLGTEGKSLAPYDWDVNLYDSKAKSQASFDYQNEYANLILKSGDLEANWKEWVNSKMSLVQPYLDELNDKF
- the bglX gene encoding beta-glucosidase BglX; this encodes MNNEQLLDLVRQMTLEEKTAQLLQLTANFYEGTNVEGQITGPMEEMGITEQSVDASGSILGLSGAQAIIDVQQAYMQKSRLGIPLLFMADVVHGFKTIFPIPLAIGCSWDTELAEKSAEIAARESAVSGLHVTFAPMVDLVRDPRWGRVMETTGEDPYLNSLFAAAFVRGYQGDSLKDEPDRLAACVKHFAAYGAAEGGRDYNTVDMSERNLREYYLPAYKAALDAGVEMVMTSFNTVDGIPASGNEKLMRGILRDEWGFDGVLISDWASIREMIAHGAAEDDREAAYRAIRAGVDMEMMTPCYVHHLPELIESGEVDEKLIDEAVLRILQLKEKLGLFDNPLRAADPEREREIVFSKEHRQVSYELATKSAVLLKNDESVLPLQPDANVALIGPFAQSPDILGWWSCEGVKEDAVKLGTALQERLTGGKVQFAQGSNVHTITAEQIAEALEVASKADLIVLALGEDSEMSGEGGSRTDIRLPAAQLELVKQLKATGKPIASVIFNGRPLDLHGVIDESDAVLEAWFPGSEGGAAIADVLTGVVNPSARLTMSFPQSVGQIPVYYNHFNTGRPLNPEKTEERYVSKYIDSPNEPLLPFGYGLSYTSFSYGDLEVSSNEMTTEESLRIQVRVTNTGERAGVETVQLYVRDVTGEVVRPMRELKGYVKLALAPGESGTATFTLNEEQLRYHHSDLSHRSDRGEFHILVGANSRDTQKKSFRLV
- a CDS encoding carbohydrate ABC transporter permease, which gives rise to MSKKANKKPRIGTEKMTLLDYIIFAVLLVLALMILIPFWNVIMISFATQKEYADNPFLMFPKEWTLDSYKALFADGTILSGYKNTIILLVIGLPLSLFLTTSMAYGLSRNKFPFKKFLFFLVLFTMIFNGGIVPLYLIMKSLHLTGTLWSVILAGSFSAFNMILMMNYFYTLPESLMESARLDGAGEWRILFSVVLPLATPIMATITLFYGVAYWNSWYDAMIFLRKADQLPLQNVLRNIIVTSTTNASNASSVDAAQASNFSMGMKMAAVFVTMVPIMCFFPMLQKHFAKGVLTGAIKT